The region AATTGTCATATGCACGTGCTTCGGCAGTGCGCGACTGGATGCAGCGCATGGGCGACCTTCCTGATAACTGCTTCGCCGTCCATGGTGCGGCTGGCGCTCAGGCGATCGCCAGCAATGACACTGCATCCGGACGGGCAGCGAACCGTAGGGTGGATATCCAATTGGTGCCGCAAGTGGAAGCGTGTGCGCTGGTCGCTACAGAACCGTTGAGTAAGAGTGCCTAGACCCATCAGCTCAACCCGCCAAATCATGCAGCCGACAATACTCATCCCAACTCAACCCCGCCATCTGCGCAACCTCCTTGTGCACTTCGAGGCGCTGGGCTTCGAAGGCTGCATGGGATTCGGCCGTCAGTTTGAGGGTCAGCTCCCAGGCAAACAGGTTCTGACGTTCCGCCTCTGCCTCGAACGCTTCATGCAGGCGTTCGGCGCGGTACTGCGCCACGGTTTCGCCTTTGGCCTGCGCCGCCAAGGGGTTGAGGGTGTCCAGTTCTGCGGCCACCAGCGGGTGTTCGTTCAAGAAACGGTCCAGGGCGCGCTGGTGATTATCACCGGGTTCTGACAAGGGCTTACTCCTGATTAGGTGAGGTCACTAGATGGGGGCATGCCGCTGGTTTTGCAATCAGGTCGCGGGCAATCGTCTCAAAACGCACGCCTCAACACGCACGGTTCGGTCCGGTGGCGTCGGGGCGACGACCCTCCATTGGAGGCGGGCCGGACCGCTGGCGTGGGCGTCGGGAAAACTCGCTTCGCTTGCGTTGATGGCGGCGCAGGAAAACCCCAGCAGCGCACAGGTCATAAGGGGCAGTATTCGTCGCATGGGCAGGCACCTGGATGTCGGGTAAGACACACGGAGCAAGGCCTGGGCTCGAGTCCGTTCGAGAGTAACCATTCAAAGCATGGGCTCACTCACCGTCGGCGACAAGCATCAAGGGCCGAAATTAATTCTGAATAATTGCGGGTGGCGCGGCAAAAACCTTTCGCTCTCGGTAGCTGGCCGTGTAGCGTTACACGAGAATTCCGGGCTGCCACTAGCGGCAGAAGGCGATGGGCGGAGGGGCGGGGCATGGTGCAAACGCTGTTCAAACTTTTCCTTACTCAACGCCTGGCGGCCTTGGCCAGTACCGAATCATTGCGCGCCATACGTGAAGGGCTCCTGTGGATTCTGCCGTGCCTGCTGGTGTCGGCTGGTTTCCTGATCCTGTCCGAATGCGCCAGGGTGCTGGGGTTCGATCCGCAGGTGGTGGGCTTTCTGTCTGGGCTGCACAACCAGATCAGTTCGGTCATTCCGCTGCTGGTGGCGGCCTCCATTGGTTACATGCTGGCGATCCAGCACCGCTTGCCACAATTGCCTGTCGCTTTTTTATGCCTGGCTCACGTGGTGGTCGCCACGTTTGTCTTGCGGGAATACCCCCGAGCGTCGGCCACCTTCGTATTGTTCATCGCCATCGCCTCGCCGCTGCTCAATGTGCCGGCGATAGCCTGGCTGCACCGTTTCCGTTGGACCCGCCTGGTCAACGAGGACCTGGTCGGCCATAACCTGCGGGGTGCCATCAATATGGTGGTGCCGGGCGCCATTACCGCGCTGTTATTGGTGGTGGTGTTGTCGTTGCTGCTACTGATTCCCTATGTGGCGCAACTCCAGGGGCCGCAGGTGCTCGATGCGCTGCAATCGCCTTATGGCAGCGGGTTGTTTGTGACCCTGATGAATTCGCTGCTGTGGTTTTTCGGCATTCACGGTGTGTATGCCATGCAGCCGCTGTTCGATGTCTTGGATCAGGCCGTAGTGCTCAATGGCACCGCACTCGCGGCGGGTGAGCCGATCAAGTACCTGCTCAACAATGGCTTGCTGGGTTCTTTCGCGTTTATCGGCGGGTCTGGCGGGGCGTTATGCCTGTTGTTGGCGATTCTGCTGTTCTCCAAAAGCAAGTCCATGCGTTTGCTGGCAATGGCCAGTTTGCCGCTGTCGTTATTCAATGTCAGCGAGGTCTTGCTGTTCGGCTTGCCGATCATCCTGAACCCGCGCTTGTTTATCCCGTTTCTGCTGGTGCCGGCGCTCAACACCATGGTGGCATTGACGGTGGTACACCTGGGTTGGGTGTCACCGGCGGTGGCCAGCGTGCCGTTTACTGCGCCGGTGTTGCTCAATGCCTACCTCAGCACGCACGGTGACGTAGCGGCCGTGGTGTTGCAGGTGCTGCTGCTGTGTCTGGGCACCCTGGTGTATGCGCCGTATGTACGCGCGATTCATCGTCAGGCCAGCGAAGGCGGCACGGTGTATCTCAAGTCGTTGGACATGACCTTCCGCGGCCTCGAGGAGAAGGGCCGCCTGCTGGAGTTGGACCCTGTGCTGGCGTCCCACCGGACCCTGGCCCGTCAGGCCGTCGAACTGAGCCGCATCCAGCAGATCAGCGACTACGAGTTCTATCTCGAATACCAGCCCCAGGTCTCCACACGCACCGGCCTGTGTACCGGCTGTGAGGCGCTGATGCGCGCGCGCGACAGCAAGGGCACGGTGCACTCACCCTGGGAATTCCTGCAATGGCTCGCCCAGGCGCGGTTGATGCCGGATGTGGATGTGTGGGTGGCATCCCAGGCGGTGCGCCAGTACCAGAAGTGGAAGAAAAACGGTTTCGCCTTGCCCATGACCATCAACATATCGAGCTCCACCCTGACGGACGCCGCCTACGGCGAGCGCCTGGTGGAAATTCTCGCGCAGGCCCATGGGCAGGTGTCGGTGGAAATCACCGAAGACGCATTGGTCGGTGATATCCAGGTGACCCGCCAAACCATCCAGAAACTGCAAGCGATCGGCGCCAAGGTGTATATCGATGACTTCGGTACCGGGTTTTCTGCGTTGAGTTATCTGCACCAGTTTCCGGTGGACTTCATCAAGATCGACCGCAGTTTTGTGGTCGCCCAGCGCGACCCCAAGGGGGCGCAGGTGCTGACCGGCATGCTGCGTTTCTGTGAGGCGCTCAAGCTCGGCGTGGTGGTGGAAGGCGTGGAGACCGCCGAGCAGTTGGCGTTCCTGAGCACCGGCCCCGAATTGTTTATCCAGGGCTGGTATTTCAGCAAGGCGCTGCCCGGCGATCAGTTGCAACGCTTTGTCCGCGAGCGCGCCTCAACTCAGGTTTAAACCGAGGCTGACGCGTATTCGCGTTGGGTCTGCTCGATCTCTTCGACCAGCCCGTCGATCCTTGCCAGGCGCTTGCGGTTGTCGTGGTCCCAGGGGTGAAAGCCCGGTTTGAAATAGTGCAGCCAAGGCCGCAGCATGCGTGGGAAAACTCCCTTGGGTCCGTACAGAAACTTGAGCATGCGCCAGAAGCCCTTCAGGTGCCCACCGGCCTTGCGGTCGGCAATCAGCAGGCGCAGGTGGAAATCCAACACTACCAGCCAGAAAAACACGGTAACGGTCAGCATGGTGCCGGTGCGCAGCAGATAGCGCCCGGGCCCGGGCTTGATCACGGTGTTCCACACATCGAACGCGACGGCTTTGTGTTCAGTTTCTTCGAGGGCGTGCCAGTACCACATTTGCTGGTAGCCCTTGAGTGAGTCGCCAAAGCGCGTGGGATCGCTGAGCAGGATTTCCGCAAGCATCGCCGTGTAGTGTTCAAGGGCAATGGTCACCGCCAGATTGAAGGAGGCAGGCAGGTGTTTTTTTTGCAGGTCGAGGATGAATTTAAGCCGCCGGTCCAGGGTATCCGCCGGCAGACCTGCCGCTTGCAGCAGATTGTTGTAGGCCACGTGTTCGCGGCTGTGCATGGCTTCCTGCCCGATAAAACCCTGTATCTCTTTTTTCAGTTCCGGGTCGTCAATGCGCTGGCGGTAATGGCGCACGCTGTCCATGAAAAACAGCTCGCCCTGGGGAAACAGCAGCGACAACGCATTAAAGAAATGCGTGATGAACGGGCCTTGTTCGTGCCAGTCCTTGATGCGCCCGGCGGGCAAGGCAAAACGGATATCGCGACGGATGGGTAGCATGGTGCGTGCTCCTGTTCAGAGACGGGGTTCGTCGTTGGGTTCAAACACCGGCGTGCGCTGTTTGGGCGCCATGCGCTTGCTGGCGAACACCACCAGGGCTTGATAAGCCGCAGGCAGGCAGCGGGCGAGCAGGTCGAGGAAGTACGCGTCGCGACCGATCAGCACACGGCGTTTGTTCTTGCGTACGCCTTGCAGAATCACTTTGGCGGCGTGGTCGGCATCGGTGATGAACAGCTTTTCAAAGTCAGCGCGAGCCTGTTGCTCACTGTGGATCAGAAAGCCGGTCATGTTCGCGTCGATGCGGCTGCTGCGGCAGATATCGGTGCGAATGCCGCCTGGGTGCACGCAGGTGGCGGACACGCCGCAACGTTGCAGGTCGAGTTCCTGGCGCAGGGATTCGGTAAAGCCGCGTACGGCAAACTTGGTCGCGTTGTAGCCGCTCATGCCCGGTTGGGCAAACAGGCCGAATACGCTGGAGGTGTTGACCACATGCCCATTGCCGCTGGCTTTCAGGTACGGCAAAAACGCCTTGGTGCCGTGTACCACGCCCCAGAAGTTGATACCGACGATCCATTCCAGGTCGGCATAGTCCACACCTTCGACCGTGCTCGACAGCGCCACGCCGGCATTGTTGAAGATCAGGTTGACCTGGCCGTGGTCGCTCACGCAGCGTGCGGCCCAGGCTTCCATGGCCTGGCGGTCTGCCACATCCACTACATGCGTGGTGATCTTCACCGGCGACAGGGTCGAGGTTTTGATCAGCGCCAAGGTTTGATCCAGCCCTTGGCTGTTTTTATCCGCCAGGGCCAAGTGGCAACCTTCCCGTGCCAGCGCCAGGGCCAACGCGCGGCCCATGCCGGACGCCGCGCCGGTGATAGCCGCCACGCGGCCGTTGAATGACTTCATGACAGGCTTCCTTCAGCAGTGGCGTTTGGCGCTGTTATCACGTGGGGGATGGCGTGGGTCGGTGCCATTGCAACCACATAGTCCTTGAGCGCGAAATGCCGGGTGACTTGCTTGAAGCGCCAGGTCGAGCCGGGCCACAACGTGGTGTTCTTGCCGGTGCGCGGGTCGAGGTACCAGCTCTGGCAACCGCCGGTACTCCAGATGGTGCGTTTGAGTTTGTCCTGCAGTTGCAGGTTGTAGGCCTGCTCCACGTCGGGTTTGACGTCAACCGTGGCGATACGTTGGCGCTGCATGTGCTGGAGCGCATCAAGGATGTAGGTGACCTGGGCCTCGATCATCAGAATCATCGAGTTATGCCCAAGGCCGGTGTTGGGCCCGACGATCAGAAACAGGTTCGGATACCCCGGCACCGTGGTGCCTTTGTACGCATGGGCGCCGTCGCGCCATGCGTCCATCAGGTCAATGCCGTCGCGGCCGATGATACAGTCGCGGGGCAGGGGATCGGTGGCCTGGAAACCGGTGCCGAAAATCAGGCAGTCGGCCGGGTGTTTGTTGCCATCGGCCGTGATAACGCCGTCGGCTTCGATGCGCAGTATGTGGTCGGTTACCACCTCGACATTGCTGCGCGACAGCGCCGGGTAATAGTCATTGGAGATCAGCACGCGCTTGCAGCCGATGGTGTAGTCCGGCGTAAGTGTTTTGCGCAGGGAAGGGCGGGCCACTTGCTTATGCAGGTGCCGCAGGGCGATTTTCTGCACCATCTTCATCAGTTTTGGGTGCAGGGCAAAGCCTA is a window of Pseudomonas antarctica DNA encoding:
- a CDS encoding metal-dependent hydrolase; this encodes MLPIRRDIRFALPAGRIKDWHEQGPFITHFFNALSLLFPQGELFFMDSVRHYRQRIDDPELKKEIQGFIGQEAMHSREHVAYNNLLQAAGLPADTLDRRLKFILDLQKKHLPASFNLAVTIALEHYTAMLAEILLSDPTRFGDSLKGYQQMWYWHALEETEHKAVAFDVWNTVIKPGPGRYLLRTGTMLTVTVFFWLVVLDFHLRLLIADRKAGGHLKGFWRMLKFLYGPKGVFPRMLRPWLHYFKPGFHPWDHDNRKRLARIDGLVEEIEQTQREYASASV
- a CDS encoding SDR family NAD(P)-dependent oxidoreductase gives rise to the protein MKSFNGRVAAITGAASGMGRALALALAREGCHLALADKNSQGLDQTLALIKTSTLSPVKITTHVVDVADRQAMEAWAARCVSDHGQVNLIFNNAGVALSSTVEGVDYADLEWIVGINFWGVVHGTKAFLPYLKASGNGHVVNTSSVFGLFAQPGMSGYNATKFAVRGFTESLRQELDLQRCGVSATCVHPGGIRTDICRSSRIDANMTGFLIHSEQQARADFEKLFITDADHAAKVILQGVRKNKRRVLIGRDAYFLDLLARCLPAAYQALVVFASKRMAPKQRTPVFEPNDEPRL
- a CDS encoding flavin-containing monooxygenase — translated: MNAHSDSIDIAIIGSGFAGLCMAIKLKEAGFTDFFIAEQADTLGGTWRDNHYPGCACDVQSHVYSFSFAPNPDWTRQFAPQAEIRAYLEQCARRFELAPHLRFGMGLQRAVFDDQQQRWQLSFNNGRQVSARVLVSGMGGLSRPALPDIPGLDSFKGKRFHSQQWDHAYSLKGKRVAVIGTGASAIQFVPQIAPQVAHLDLFQRTPPWIMPKPDRDISRIERWAFKHLPFTQRLVRGAFYWALEGRVVGFALHPKLMKMVQKIALRHLHKQVARPSLRKTLTPDYTIGCKRVLISNDYYPALSRSNVEVVTDHILRIEADGVITADGNKHPADCLIFGTGFQATDPLPRDCIIGRDGIDLMDAWRDGAHAYKGTTVPGYPNLFLIVGPNTGLGHNSMILMIEAQVTYILDALQHMQRQRIATVDVKPDVEQAYNLQLQDKLKRTIWSTGGCQSWYLDPRTGKNTTLWPGSTWRFKQVTRHFALKDYVVAMAPTHAIPHVITAPNATAEGSLS
- a CDS encoding DUF6388 family protein, encoding MSEPGDNHQRALDRFLNEHPLVAAELDTLNPLAAQAKGETVAQYRAERLHEAFEAEAERQNLFAWELTLKLTAESHAAFEAQRLEVHKEVAQMAGLSWDEYCRLHDLAG
- a CDS encoding EAL domain-containing protein, translated to MVQTLFKLFLTQRLAALASTESLRAIREGLLWILPCLLVSAGFLILSECARVLGFDPQVVGFLSGLHNQISSVIPLLVAASIGYMLAIQHRLPQLPVAFLCLAHVVVATFVLREYPRASATFVLFIAIASPLLNVPAIAWLHRFRWTRLVNEDLVGHNLRGAINMVVPGAITALLLVVVLSLLLLIPYVAQLQGPQVLDALQSPYGSGLFVTLMNSLLWFFGIHGVYAMQPLFDVLDQAVVLNGTALAAGEPIKYLLNNGLLGSFAFIGGSGGALCLLLAILLFSKSKSMRLLAMASLPLSLFNVSEVLLFGLPIILNPRLFIPFLLVPALNTMVALTVVHLGWVSPAVASVPFTAPVLLNAYLSTHGDVAAVVLQVLLLCLGTLVYAPYVRAIHRQASEGGTVYLKSLDMTFRGLEEKGRLLELDPVLASHRTLARQAVELSRIQQISDYEFYLEYQPQVSTRTGLCTGCEALMRARDSKGTVHSPWEFLQWLAQARLMPDVDVWVASQAVRQYQKWKKNGFALPMTINISSSTLTDAAYGERLVEILAQAHGQVSVEITEDALVGDIQVTRQTIQKLQAIGAKVYIDDFGTGFSALSYLHQFPVDFIKIDRSFVVAQRDPKGAQVLTGMLRFCEALKLGVVVEGVETAEQLAFLSTGPELFIQGWYFSKALPGDQLQRFVRERASTQV